A window from Solanum stenotomum isolate F172 chromosome 5, ASM1918654v1, whole genome shotgun sequence encodes these proteins:
- the LOC125864201 gene encoding probable protein phosphatase 2C 55: protein MASCISSLGHDRYSSNNFDELFNLPRYKRYLDFTSHEVDDHLENHSNKRLKFSHDDEFVNVEKRVVEFSNKELPCLKIVAGSVYIPKDDPKKPLGEDAHFIHELFQTVGVADGVGGWVKQGIDAGIYARELMKNSHTATYDEAMKGHVNPKRVLKEAYKNTHSKGSSTACIITLNSERSSIVAANVGDSGFLLIRKGKIIYKSPIQQRGFGCPYQLGNCKDNPSVAHEMELNVEKDDILMVGTDGMLDNMNDSEIEEIVRRAIDEKLKPKELAKKIGNIALYNSFDRFADTPYARASKGRHKGGKVDDITVIVAYIQ from the coding sequence atggCTTCCTGTATTTCATCATTAGGTCATGATCGATACTCTTCCAACAATTTTGATGAACTTTTCAACCTGCCACGCTACAAGAGGTATTTAGACTTCACTTCTCATGAAGTTGATGATCATCTGGAAAATCACAGCAACAAGAGACTCAAATTTAGTCATGATGATGAATTTGTCAACGTCGAAAAGAGAGTAGTTGAATTTAGTAACAAAGAGTTACCATGCCTAAAAATAGTGGCTGGATCTGTATACATACCCAAAGACGATCCAAAGAAGCCTTTAGGTGAAGATGCACACTTCATACATGAATTATTCCAAACTGTTGGTGTTGCTGATGGTGTTGGTGGTTGGGTGAAACAAGGGATTGACGCTGGAATATACGCAAGAGAGCTTATGAAGAATTCACATACCGCTACATATGATGAAGCTATGAAAGGTCATGTGAACCCTAAAAGAGTTCTTAAAGAAGCTTACAAAAACACACATTCAAAAGGATCGTCTACAGCTTGTATTATAACTCTGAACTCAGAGAGAAGTAGTATAGTTGCTGCTAATGTTGGTGATAGTGGATTTTTACTAATCAGAAAGGGAAAAATTATATACAAGTCGCCAATACAACAACGAGGATTTGGGTGTCCATATCAATTGGGAAACTGCAAGGATAATCCTAGTGTTGCTCATGAGATGGAATTAAACGTCGAGAAGGATGATATTTTGATGGTTGGGACGGATGGGATGCTTGATAATATGAATGATAGTGAGATAGAGGAAATTGTTCGAAGAGCGATAGATGAGAAGTTGAAACCAAAGGAATTGGCTAAGAAAATTGGAAACATTGCATTGTACAACTCATTTGATAGATTTGCAGATACACCATATGCAAGAGCATCTAAGGGACGACATAAAGGAGGAAAAGTTGATGATATTACTGTTATTGTTGCttatatacaataa
- the LOC125866340 gene encoding leucine-rich repeat receptor-like tyrosine-protein kinase PXC3: MVTLRLFTVLLVGLLLRSQFGTVQALHEQAILEAIGKELAIPGWDLNSTDFCSWHSISCSSSNSSMVERLNLSGFRLQGNVTLISELKGLKWLDLSNNNFKGSIPRAFGNLSELEFLDLSFNMFRNSIPGELGKLKNLRALNLSNNLLTGSIPDELEGMENLLYFQIFTNKLSGFIPMWIGNLTNLRVFAAYENEFSGDIPVNLGLHSELLLLNLHSNQLEGTIPESIFAMEKLEFLVLTNNKLTGTIPDSIVNCKGLSSIRIGNNKLIGGIPKGIGNISSLTYFEADNNTLSGEIVSGFAKCSNLTLLNLASNGFSGTIPPEFGELNNLQELIVPGNNLYGEIPTSVLRCKNLNKLDLSNNKFNGTIPGDICNTTKLQFLLLGQNSLKGEIPHEIGNCVKLLELQMGSNYLTGSIPSEIGHMKNLQISLNLSHNHLHGQLPKDLGKLDKLVSLDVSNNQLLGNIPLELKGMLSLIEVNFSSNQFTGPIPAFAPFEKSLNSSFLGNKGLCGEPLSSDCGYDFEHNGNHHRVSYRLILAVVGSGLAIFTAVTVVVLLYMMREKQEKTTMEDGNTTDETCSKPVIIAGNVFDENLKQAIDFDAVVKAVRKDTNKISTGTFSDVYRADMPSGMILYVKSLKSMDKTIVHHQSKMIRELEKLSKLCHDNLTRPIGFAIYEDVVLLLHQYYPNGTLAQFLHEFSQKPEYEPDWPTRLSIAIGVAEGLAFLHHVAIIHLDVSSGNVFLDSKFTPLVAEVEISRLLDPSRGTASISAVAGSFGYIPPEYAYTMQVTAPGNVYSYGVVLLEILTTRLPVDEAFGEGVDLVRWVHGASARGETPEQILDARLSTISFAWRKEMLATLKVALMCTDTIPAKRPRMKKVIEMLQEVTQS, translated from the exons ATGGTAACTTTGAGGTTGTTTACTGTTTTGCTGGTGGGGTTGTTGTTAAGGTCTCAATTTGGGACTGTACAGGCTCTTCATGAACAAGCCATTCTGGAAGCAATTGGCAAAGAGCTAGCAATACCTGGTTGGGATCTGAATAGCACTGATTTCTGTTCTTGGCATAGCATTAGTTGCAGCAGCTCAAACAGTTCAATGGTGGAAAGGCTGAATCTTTCGGGTTTTCGATTACAAGGTAATGTGACTCTAATATCTGAGCTCAAAGGATTGAAATGGCTGGACCTTTCTAATAACAATTTCAAAGGTTCAATCCCACGAGCATTTGGGAATTTGTCTGAGCTTGAGTTTCTTGATTTGTCTTTTAACATGTTTAGAAACTCTATTCCTGGTGAATTGGGTAAGCTCAAGAACCTTAGAGCATTGAACCTTTCAAACAATTTGCTTACTGGTTCAATACCTGATGAACTTGAAGGGATGGAGAATTTgctttattttcaaatatttaccAATAAATTGAGTGGTTTTATTCCAATGTGGATTGGGAATTTGACTAATCTTAGAGTGTTTGCAGCCTATGAGAATGAGTTTAGTGGTGATATTCCAGTTAACTTAGGCTTACATTCTGAGCTTTTGTTGTTAAATCTTCATTCAAATCAGCTTGAAGGGACAATTCCTGAGAGTATTTTTGCTATGGAAAAGCTTGAATTTTTAGTTCTGACTAATAATAAGTTGACTGGCACTATTCCTGATTCAATTGTGAATTGCAAAGGCCTTTCAAGCATTAGAATTGGAAATAACAAGCTGATAGGTGGTATCCCTAAAGGAATTGGAAATATAAGTAGTCTTACTTATTTTGAAGCAGATAATAACACACTTTCCGGGGAAATCGTCTCAGGATTTGCGAAATGCTCTAATCTCACTCTTCTTAATTTAGCGTCGAATGGATTTTCTGGAACTATCCCTCCAGAGTTTGGTGAGCTCAATAATCTACAGGAGTTGATTGTTCCGGGGAATAATCTCTATGGAGAGATTCCAACTTCAGTTCTGAGGTGCAAGAATCTCAACAAGCTTGATTTAAGTAACAACAAGTTCAATGGAACCATTCCAGGAGATATATGCAACACAACTAAATTGCAGTTCTTGCTGTTGGGACAGAATTCCTTGAAAGGGGAAATACCTCATGAGATCGGGAACTGCGTAAAACTGCTTGAGTTGCAAATGGGGAGTAACTATCTTACTGGAAGCATACCTTCTGAGATTGGTCATATGAAGAACTTACAGATTTCATTGAATTTGAGTCATAATCATCTCCATGGACAGTTGCCTAAGGATCTTGGAAAACTTGACAAGTTGGTTTCTTTAGATGTATCTAATAATCAGTTGTTGGGGAATATTCCATTGGAATTAAAAGGCATGTTGAGCTTGATAGAGGTTAACTTTTCGAGCAATCAATTCACAGGACCAATACCTGCTTTTGCTCCATTTGAGAAGAGCTTAAATTCAAGCTTTCTTGGAAACAAAGGGCTCTGTGGTGAGCCTTTGAGTAGTGATTGTGGATATGATTTTGAACACAACGGTAATCATCACCGAGTTTCCTACCGGCTCATCTTGGCTGTTGTTGGTTCTGGTTTGGCAATTTTTACAGCTGTCACAGTGGTTGTTTTACTATACATGATGAGGGAGAAACAAGAGAAAACCACCATGGAAGATGGAAATACCACTGATGAAACTTGTAGCAAACCAGTGATCATAGCAGGGAATGTTTTCGATGAAAATCTCAAGCAAGCAATAGATTTTGATGCAGTTGTAAAGGCAGTCAGGAAAGATACAAATAAGATTAGTACTGGAACTTTCAGTGATGTGTATAGAGCAGACATGCCTTCCGGGATGATTTTGTATGTTAAGAGCCTAAAGTCGATGGACAAGACTATAGTTCATCACCAGAGCAAGATGATCAGAGAGCTTGAAAAGCTAAGTAAACTCTGTCATGATAATCTGACGAGGCCTATCGGGTTTGCAATCTATGAGGATGTTGTTCTACTCTTACATCAATACTATCCCAATGGGACATTGGCTCAGTTTCTTCATGAGTTTAGCCAGAAACCTGAGTACGAACCTGACTGGCCTACAAGACTTTCCATTGCCATTGGCGTTGCAGAAGGGTTAGCGTTCCTTCATCACGTGGCCATAATCCATCTTGATGTTTCTTCAGGGAATGTGTTTCTTGATTCTAAATTCACTCCTTTGGTTGCTGAAGTTGAAATATCCCGACTTCTTGATCCATCTAGAGGGACTGCAAGTATTAGTGCTGTTGCTGGCTCATTTGGATACATTCCCCCAG AGTATGCATATACAATGCAAGTAACAGCTCCCGGAAATGTTTATAGCTATGGCGTTGTTTTGCTTGAGATCCTTACCACCCGACTACCCGTTGATGAAGCTTTTGGTGAAGGAGTTGATCTGGTCAGGTGGGTTCATGGTGCATCTGCGAGAGGAGAAACACCAGAGCAGATACTTGATGCAAGACTTAGCACCATTTCTTTTGCTTGGAGGAAAGAAATGCTTGCAACTCTAAAAGTCGCATTGATGTGCACCGATACCATTCCAGCAAAACGACCAAGAATGAAGAAGGTGATAGAAATGCTTCAAGAGGTTACACAGAGTTGA
- the LOC125866353 gene encoding protein WHAT'S THIS FACTOR 9, mitochondrial, producing MAMIARRSKSSVPLLHEVLFSGNPLPCSYTQRQTYVDVYMKWKKDSFFDSIDTIHRSVQLKPLIALKNCIVSSSPNDYCIPISVISKKGLELGIPIKVARFLRLYPSVFEEFTGPNYNLPWFKLTQRAIELDREEREVYLKFKDDIILRLKKLILMSGREQMLPLKIIQGLQWYLGLPDEFLRKPEDNLDGCFRVVEIEDGLKGLAVNVDGSERLLSVMQMNAMKRGVYSGVDGEAIEFPLYPSKGLRLKRKIADWFDEFQKFPYVSPYEDFSDLDPNSDIAEKRVVGVLHELLSLFVEHAAERKRLLCLRKYLGLPQKVHKAFERHPHIFNLSLMNKTCTAILKEAYCDRGAIEEHPLAKVRKRYIKLMKESEGILKRKRFNNRPIDQGDLNIKDLDCTDDEDKKFTT from the coding sequence ATGGCAATGATCGCCAGGAGAAGCAAGAGCTCTGTACCTCTCTTGCATGAAGTCCTCTTCTCCGGCAACCCTCTTCCCTGCTCATACACCCAACGGCAGACCTATGTAGATGTGTACATGAAATGGAAGAAAGACTCTTTTTTTGACTCCATTGATACTATTCACAGATCAGTTCAACTCAAGCCTTTAATTGCTCTTAAGAACTGCATAGTCTCCTCTTCACCTAATGATTATTGCATCCCCATTTCTGTTATTTCGAAAAAAGGCTTAGAGTTAGGGATACCAATTAAGGTTGCCAGGTTCTTAAGGCTGTATCCATCTGTTTTTGAGGAATTCACTGGCCCTAACTACAATTTGCCTTGGTTTAAGTTGACCCAGAGGGCTATTGAGCTTGATAGAGAGGAGAGAGAGGTCtacttaaaatttaaggatGATATCATTTTGAGGCTGAAGAAGTTGATACTGATGAGTGGCAGGGAACAGATGCTTCCTCTAAAGATAATTCAGGGTCTGCAATGGTATTTGGGGTTACCCGACGAATTCTTAAGGAAACCGGAAGACAATCTTGATGGGTGTTTCAGAGTTGTGGAAATAGAAGATGGATTGAAAGGGCTGGCCGTTAATGTTGATGGAAGTGAAAGGCTTTTATCAGTGATGCAGATGAATGCGATGAAGAGGGGAGTGTATAGTGGTGTGGACGGTGAGGCAATAGAATTTCCACTGTATCCATCAAAGGGATTGAggcttaaaagaaaaattgcagACTGGTTTGATGAGTTTCAGAAGTTTCCATATGTTTCACCCTATGAGGATTTTTCAGATTTGGATCCAAATAGTGATATAGCAGAAAAACGAGTGGTGGGTGTGCTTCATGAATTGCTTAGTTTGTTTGTCGAACATGCTGCAGAAAGGAAGAGGCTTTTGTGTCTTAGGAAATACTTGGGGTTGCCGCAAAAAGTTCACAAGGCATTTGAGAGGCATCCTCATATCTTCAATTTGTCATTAATGAACAAGACTTGCACCGCAATACTAAAAGAAGCCTACTGTGATAGAGGGGCTATCGAGGAACATCCATTAGCAAAAGTTAGAAAAAGGTACATCAAATTGATGAAGGAGTCGGAGGGTATACTGAAACGTAAAAGGTTTAACAACAGGCCAATTGATCAGGGTGACTTGAATATCAAGGACTTGGATTGTACAGATGACGAGGATAAGAAATTTACAACTTAA